The following are from one region of the Segatella oris genome:
- a CDS encoding 16S rRNA (uracil(1498)-N(3))-methyltransferase, with protein sequence MKEERYFYVPDAASTNELPAEEATHALRVLRLQNGDDMYLMDGQGNFYHAEVSLATHKKCLYTIKENLPQQKTWRGHIHLAIAPTKNIDRMEWLAEKATEIGFDELSFLHCAFSERKVLHADRIEKIVVSAAKQSRKPWMPQVNALESFKDFITRPREGRKFIAHCYEEIEKKDFFNEIIDDQKNEQITVLVGPEGDFSIDEVRLAMAQGYESISLGESRLRTETAGLMAVTMAQISLRL encoded by the coding sequence ATGAAAGAGGAAAGATATTTTTATGTGCCCGATGCAGCCTCAACAAATGAACTTCCTGCAGAGGAGGCAACCCACGCTCTGCGCGTGCTTAGACTGCAAAATGGCGATGACATGTATCTGATGGACGGCCAGGGAAACTTCTATCATGCTGAAGTGAGCCTGGCTACCCACAAGAAATGCCTCTACACTATCAAAGAGAACCTGCCTCAACAGAAGACTTGGCGCGGACATATCCACTTGGCCATTGCCCCAACCAAAAACATAGACCGCATGGAATGGCTTGCAGAAAAGGCCACGGAAATAGGCTTTGACGAGTTGAGTTTCCTGCATTGCGCCTTTTCTGAACGTAAAGTGCTGCATGCTGACCGCATCGAAAAGATTGTCGTTTCAGCGGCTAAGCAGAGTCGCAAGCCGTGGATGCCACAGGTGAATGCACTTGAGAGCTTCAAGGATTTTATAACAAGACCACGCGAAGGACGCAAGTTCATTGCCCACTGCTATGAAGAAATAGAGAAGAAAGACTTCTTCAACGAAATCATAGACGACCAAAAGAACGAGCAGATAACAGTGCTTGTTGGGCCGGAAGGTGACTTTTCGATTGACGAAGTGCGATTAGCCATGGCGCAAGGCTACGAAAGCATTTCGCTTGGAGAAAGCCGACTGCGCACTGAAACGGCAGGACTCATGGCCGTCACCATGGCACAAATCTCTTTAAGATTATGA
- a CDS encoding bifunctional nuclease domain-containing protein, producing the protein MGKIRLKFNNISEIVGTMGIGVIVLTDEALTRQISITCDEDMIRAFGLRMAHAPGVDKLLAEATGKLLKETGHMLEVYIFNLTDGQYRTLLIDNETKAVTNVRASDGVLMALANDLPIYIDEALMNSQSTPFDTAKTNRMSLPINALTDEMLQMALDKSIKDEDYKMAEYLNEELKRRKSKEA; encoded by the coding sequence ATGGGGAAAATCAGACTGAAATTCAACAATATTTCCGAAATAGTCGGCACGATGGGCATTGGGGTTATCGTGCTGACCGACGAGGCTTTGACGCGCCAAATCTCCATCACATGCGATGAAGACATGATAAGAGCGTTCGGTCTTCGCATGGCCCACGCCCCGGGAGTAGACAAACTACTTGCCGAAGCAACGGGAAAACTGCTGAAAGAGACCGGACACATGCTTGAAGTATATATCTTCAACCTGACTGATGGGCAATATCGTACATTGCTGATAGACAATGAAACCAAGGCCGTGACAAACGTCAGAGCCAGTGACGGCGTGCTCATGGCATTGGCCAACGACCTGCCTATCTATATCGACGAAGCCTTGATGAATAGTCAGTCTACCCCCTTTGACACGGCAAAGACCAACCGAATGTCACTGCCTATCAATGCCCTGACCGATGAGATGCTGCAAATGGCACTCGACAAGAGCATCAAAGACGAGGACTATAAAATGGCCGAATACCTGAACGAGGAGCTGAAACGCCGCAAAAGTAAGGAAGCATGA
- a CDS encoding MFS transporter — protein MNLKIRLTVMNFLEFAVWGAYLTCMGIYLGNIGMGTHIGTFYAVQGIVSIFMPAVMGIIADRWIQAQRLMGFCHLLAGLFMFGTAWYGYQAGHNANFTTLFLLYSLSVAFYMPTLALTNSVAYSALTQAGLDTVKAFPPIRVFGTIGFICTMWFVDIMGYKSTQMQFVVSGVLSILLFLYSFTLPKCAVCKTGQKKSLVDAFGLKAFALFKQKKMAIFFIFSMLLGVSLQITNGFATPFIESFKSIPEYAGTFGVKYPVILYSISQISETLCILMIPFFMKRYGIKNVMLIAMFAWVLRFGLLGLGNPGGGVWMFITSMIIYGVAFDFFNISGSLFVDKATDPSIRSSAQGLFMLMTNGIGATVGSFAAQAVVDSHTTAGITTWPSCWFTFASYALLVCVSFALMFRPGTKSKE, from the coding sequence ATGAATCTTAAAATCAGACTAACCGTGATGAACTTCCTGGAATTTGCCGTCTGGGGAGCCTATCTTACCTGCATGGGAATTTATTTGGGCAACATTGGCATGGGTACGCATATCGGAACATTCTATGCCGTGCAAGGCATCGTCTCTATATTTATGCCTGCTGTTATGGGAATTATAGCCGACCGATGGATACAGGCACAACGCTTGATGGGCTTCTGCCACCTGCTTGCCGGCCTATTCATGTTTGGCACAGCCTGGTATGGCTATCAAGCCGGCCACAATGCCAACTTCACCACGCTGTTCCTGCTCTATTCCTTGAGCGTCGCTTTCTATATGCCTACATTGGCATTGACCAATTCTGTGGCTTACTCTGCACTTACCCAAGCAGGCCTCGACACCGTGAAAGCCTTTCCTCCGATACGCGTTTTCGGAACCATCGGCTTCATCTGCACGATGTGGTTCGTTGACATCATGGGCTATAAGAGCACGCAGATGCAATTCGTTGTGAGCGGTGTGCTGAGCATACTGTTGTTTCTCTACTCTTTCACGCTGCCCAAATGCGCTGTCTGCAAGACAGGACAGAAGAAGAGTCTTGTCGATGCTTTCGGCCTCAAGGCCTTTGCACTTTTCAAGCAAAAGAAGATGGCTATCTTCTTCATCTTCTCCATGTTGCTCGGTGTCAGTCTGCAGATTACCAATGGCTTTGCCACTCCATTCATTGAAAGTTTCAAGAGCATACCTGAATATGCAGGTACGTTCGGCGTGAAATATCCCGTCATCCTCTACTCTATCTCACAGATCAGCGAAACCCTCTGCATTCTGATGATTCCGTTCTTCATGAAGCGTTATGGCATCAAGAACGTCATGCTCATCGCCATGTTTGCTTGGGTGCTGCGTTTCGGACTGCTCGGATTAGGCAATCCCGGCGGTGGAGTATGGATGTTCATCACTTCAATGATTATCTATGGCGTGGCATTCGACTTCTTCAACATCTCTGGTTCGCTCTTCGTTGACAAGGCTACCGACCCGTCAATACGTTCCAGTGCACAAGGACTTTTCATGCTCATGACGAATGGTATCGGTGCAACTGTAGGTTCATTTGCTGCACAGGCGGTCGTCGATAGCCACACCACTGCCGGCATAACCACGTGGCCCAGCTGCTGGTTCACCTTTGCCAGCTATGCCCTTCTGGTATGCGTCAGCTTCGCACTGATGTTCCGTCCGGGCACTAAATCAAAAGAATAA
- a CDS encoding sigma-70 family RNA polymerase sigma factor produces MIQIDACKNGDKEALGELYTTYANRLLGVCRHYVKDDNSAHDILHDAFIIIFMSIQDLKDESKLEGWMITIVRNLSLKYLQNTEKEAIPLSCLNIEIQEAACEEQKKIELELLLSAIESLPEGNREVFKLSVLEGLSHKEIGEQLGINPHSSSSQLFRAKKTLRAMLINYWMLFLLPILIPVYIYIATRDKTVETSDNEPTATNTHKNQSKYVQKGLGTLKKEESRYSTSPSTANNAGRGSASEIVPEGNIAWQVSTDSAITEQRALPFNVDSLQKHLAIGIGTNDSLYCIPQIPQDKMIASNERMNFNVCNKKKYPWTFNLGYSSNAGANRAVSNLDYLSLVDYANGGATAKLYTWADLEDYYARNNALMDSVERARMSLILREHPTDDNGSLGEVAHHCRPKTFGLSINKQLSPKWTFGTGITYTRLKSEFESEYNKARLVKTQKIDYVGIPLKLTYQVWSKGRFNAYMTGGMAFEMPVHSSLEKKYIITADSSYTLKRDIKPRYQWSVNLGVGVQYKLFKPFSLYLEPNMFYYFRNSSNLETYRTEHPFIITVPFGLRLTW; encoded by the coding sequence ATGATACAGATTGACGCTTGTAAAAATGGGGATAAGGAAGCCCTGGGAGAACTCTATACGACATACGCTAATAGACTTTTAGGCGTATGTCGGCATTATGTAAAAGATGATAATTCGGCTCACGATATTTTGCATGATGCATTTATTATAATCTTCATGTCTATCCAAGATTTGAAAGATGAATCAAAATTGGAAGGTTGGATGATAACAATCGTAAGAAATCTATCCTTAAAATATCTCCAAAACACAGAAAAAGAAGCCATACCCTTATCTTGCTTGAATATAGAAATTCAGGAAGCAGCATGTGAGGAACAGAAAAAGATAGAGTTGGAGCTATTGTTGTCAGCGATAGAGTCCTTACCAGAAGGGAATCGTGAAGTTTTCAAGCTCTCAGTCTTGGAAGGTCTTTCCCACAAGGAGATAGGAGAACAGCTCGGCATCAATCCGCACAGTTCTTCTTCCCAGTTGTTCAGGGCAAAGAAAACATTGCGTGCAATGTTGATTAACTATTGGATGCTCTTCTTGCTTCCAATTCTTATACCAGTTTATATATATATCGCTACGAGAGATAAAACTGTTGAGACTTCCGATAACGAACCTACTGCTACAAACACTCATAAGAATCAATCAAAATATGTTCAAAAAGGATTAGGAACTCTGAAGAAAGAAGAGTCAAGATATTCTACCTCGCCAAGTACCGCCAATAATGCAGGAAGAGGTTCTGCCAGTGAGATTGTCCCTGAAGGAAATATTGCTTGGCAAGTATCAACAGACAGTGCTATAACGGAACAACGAGCATTACCTTTTAATGTGGATTCCCTGCAAAAACATTTGGCTATAGGTATCGGAACAAACGATTCTTTATACTGCATTCCACAGATACCACAAGATAAGATGATAGCATCGAATGAAAGAATGAACTTCAACGTCTGCAATAAGAAGAAATATCCGTGGACATTCAATTTGGGTTATTCATCCAATGCAGGTGCAAATAGAGCCGTGTCGAATTTGGATTATCTGTCACTTGTAGATTACGCCAACGGTGGTGCGACAGCCAAACTTTACACTTGGGCTGATTTAGAGGATTATTATGCCCGGAATAATGCTTTGATGGATTCTGTCGAGAGAGCGAGAATGTCCTTGATACTGCGTGAACATCCAACAGATGACAACGGTTCATTGGGAGAGGTCGCACATCATTGTCGCCCTAAGACCTTTGGTCTTTCCATTAATAAGCAATTAAGTCCAAAATGGACTTTCGGGACAGGCATAACTTACACCAGACTAAAATCTGAATTTGAAAGTGAGTATAACAAGGCAAGACTGGTGAAAACCCAGAAAATAGATTATGTTGGCATACCATTGAAACTGACCTATCAAGTATGGTCAAAAGGACGGTTCAATGCATATATGACAGGTGGTATGGCATTTGAAATGCCTGTCCACAGTTCGCTTGAAAAGAAGTACATCATAACAGCCGACTCGTCGTACACGTTGAAGAGGGACATCAAGCCACGTTATCAGTGGTCTGTAAACTTAGGTGTCGGTGTGCAGTACAAGCTATTTAAGCCTTTCAGTCTATATCTGGAACCAAACATGTTCTACTATTTCAGAAATAGCAGTAACCTTGAGACTTACCGCACAGAGCATCCGTTCATCATAACGGTACCATTCGGATTGCGGCTTACTTGGTAA
- a CDS encoding radical SAM protein, translating into MYSIYDYIHNGIVFVNNVVRRQHKELTSLMIYSTTNCQSRCKHCSIWKKPIENLSLDDIIKIMNSKCVTKRTMVGLEGGEFILHPEADKILGWFDTNHPNYTLLSNCLAVDKVISSVKNHHPKHLYISLDGNRETYRYMRGRDGYDKVIKVIETCKDIVPISLMFCLSPWNSFEDMRHVIDCAKQYNIDVRIGIYSTMSFFDTTKDLMESNDADFISQIPSSIHQTYENFDFVALYDEWKNNRLRLRCHSIFSELVIHSNGDVPLCQNLDVILGNIHENTFDEIFNSKESCEVQCQYSKACNQCWINYHRKYDIILLRNLERIIPKRLIELFYGKYQWTSNRQTTYKKHFKQIKA; encoded by the coding sequence ATGTACAGTATTTATGACTACATCCACAATGGAATTGTATTTGTCAATAATGTAGTACGCAGACAGCACAAGGAACTCACATCCCTGATGATATATTCCACAACAAACTGTCAGTCTCGTTGCAAGCACTGTTCCATTTGGAAGAAACCTATAGAAAATCTCAGCTTAGATGACATCATCAAAATAATGAACAGCAAATGTGTAACAAAACGCACGATGGTCGGCTTGGAAGGGGGTGAGTTTATCCTCCATCCCGAAGCAGACAAGATATTAGGATGGTTTGATACTAACCACCCTAACTATACATTGCTGTCCAATTGCCTTGCAGTAGACAAGGTAATTTCTTCCGTAAAGAATCATCATCCCAAACATCTATACATATCACTTGACGGCAATAGAGAAACCTATCGCTATATGCGTGGGAGAGATGGATATGACAAGGTGATTAAGGTTATAGAAACATGTAAAGACATCGTACCAATCTCCCTAATGTTTTGTCTTTCTCCATGGAACTCGTTTGAGGATATGAGGCATGTCATAGATTGTGCCAAACAATATAACATTGATGTACGTATTGGCATTTACAGCACAATGTCATTCTTTGATACAACCAAAGATTTAATGGAATCCAATGATGCTGATTTCATCAGCCAGATACCCTCTTCCATACATCAAACATATGAGAACTTTGACTTTGTAGCTTTGTATGACGAGTGGAAGAATAATAGACTGAGACTGCGGTGTCATAGTATTTTCAGTGAATTGGTCATCCATTCTAATGGAGACGTTCCCTTGTGCCAAAACCTGGATGTGATATTAGGAAATATACATGAGAACACGTTTGACGAGATATTCAACTCAAAAGAGAGCTGCGAAGTCCAGTGTCAATACTCTAAAGCGTGTAATCAATGCTGGATTAACTATCATCGTAAATACGATATTATCCTGTTGAGAAATTTAGAAAGAATAATCCCCAAACGGCTGATAGAGTTGTTTTATGGGAAGTATCAATGGACTAGCAATAGGCAAACCACCTATAAGAAACATTTCAAGCAAATAAAAGCATAG
- a CDS encoding Gfo/Idh/MocA family protein — protein sequence MGYLDNIIDRYRRIRSMRELQYTYTQQYALVGFGNHCANNLLPVIQYLQLPLKYICCTSEKKAELISQKYKGVKGTTSLQDILLDDTISGVFVAANPHSHFQIATEVIKAGKSLFIEKPPCEDKRELKALTDTIKLYGSQHIVVGLQRRFAPATQILKKRLKGDSKRHYYYSYLTGLYPEGDTLLDLFIHPLDYVIFLFGEAKIKSLDVIRSRDGAQTLFLVLEHQDITGMLELSTDYSWQEAQEQLNVSTDKGFYVLEKMERLGFTPRRSAVLGIPLEKVFPNNGATICLYGRNNFVPTIGNNQIVSQGFFSEIKTFADMIENKHEANYALGLESVNHVYSLMTEIHKYTSKK from the coding sequence ATGGGATATTTAGATAACATTATAGACAGATATAGGCGCATACGCAGCATGAGAGAACTGCAATATACCTACACACAGCAGTATGCTCTTGTGGGGTTTGGCAATCATTGTGCAAACAACCTGCTGCCCGTTATACAGTATCTTCAGCTGCCACTGAAATATATCTGCTGTACCTCTGAAAAGAAAGCTGAACTGATTTCTCAAAAGTACAAAGGAGTCAAAGGTACAACTTCTTTACAGGACATCCTGCTTGATGATACTATTTCGGGAGTCTTCGTGGCAGCTAATCCACATTCACATTTCCAGATTGCAACCGAAGTTATAAAAGCAGGTAAATCCTTATTTATAGAGAAACCACCCTGTGAGGATAAAAGAGAACTAAAGGCTTTGACCGATACTATCAAACTATATGGCTCACAACATATCGTTGTCGGACTGCAAAGACGTTTTGCCCCTGCCACTCAAATTCTGAAAAAGCGATTGAAAGGTGATAGCAAACGACATTACTATTATAGCTATCTGACTGGATTATATCCTGAAGGAGATACTTTGCTCGACCTGTTCATCCATCCTCTTGACTATGTAATATTCCTTTTTGGAGAGGCAAAGATAAAGAGTTTGGATGTCATTCGCAGTAGAGATGGTGCCCAAACTTTATTTCTTGTATTGGAGCACCAAGATATAACAGGCATGTTGGAACTATCAACAGATTATTCTTGGCAAGAAGCACAGGAACAGCTAAATGTCAGTACAGATAAAGGATTTTATGTGTTGGAAAAAATGGAGCGACTTGGTTTCACGCCGAGACGCTCTGCGGTGTTAGGGATTCCGTTGGAGAAAGTCTTTCCAAACAATGGAGCGACAATTTGTCTCTACGGAAGAAACAACTTTGTCCCAACTATTGGGAATAACCAAATCGTTTCACAAGGCTTCTTCTCTGAAATCAAGACTTTTGCCGACATGATTGAAAACAAACATGAGGCTAATTATGCTTTGGGCTTGGAAAGTGTTAATCATGTTTATTCGTTAATGACAGAAATACATAAATACACAAGCAAGAAATAA
- a CDS encoding glycogen/starch synthase, giving the protein MGKKMKVPNYIFESSWEVCNKVGGIYTVLSTRAKTLQNEMKDHVIFIGPDCWGKANSPYFIEDLTLFSDWRIKAQAEDGLKVKVGRWDIPGQPIAILVDFQSYFAVKDQIYGQLWEDFKVDSLHAYGDYDEANMFSYAAAKVVESFYHRNIDKAAKVIYHGNEWMTCLGLLYIRKHVPEIATIFTTHATSIGRSIAGNNKPLYEYLWAYNGDQMAAELNMQSKHSIEKQAAHFVDCFTTVSDITARECKELLDKPVDFVLPNGFENNFVPKGATFTAKRKQARKTLLRVANALTGDHFDDETLIISTSGRYEFRNKGIDVFIEAMNQLRFAESLDKQVVAFIEVPGWVAGPREDLQERLKSGRNFDSPLPNPIYTHGLHDLDSDRVLCMMNALGMHNEKTDRVKIIFIPCYLTGQDGILNLSYYDVVLGNDLCVYPSYYEPWGYTPLEAVAFKVPCITTDLAGFGLWANQVKGSYSEIEDGVKVIHRTDYNYQEVAAAIKDTVVKYASLTDKEVKSCRSHADNLSRKALWSKFIAYYHEAYDFALRHAEARMDK; this is encoded by the coding sequence ATGGGTAAGAAGATGAAAGTTCCCAATTATATATTTGAATCAAGTTGGGAAGTATGTAACAAGGTTGGTGGTATTTACACCGTGTTATCAACACGCGCAAAAACTTTGCAGAACGAGATGAAGGATCATGTGATTTTCATTGGTCCGGATTGTTGGGGAAAGGCCAACAGTCCTTATTTTATAGAAGATTTGACTTTATTTTCAGATTGGCGCATAAAGGCCCAGGCTGAAGATGGATTGAAAGTGAAAGTTGGCCGTTGGGATATTCCGGGTCAGCCGATTGCTATTTTGGTTGATTTTCAATCTTATTTTGCCGTCAAAGACCAGATTTATGGTCAGTTGTGGGAGGACTTTAAGGTTGACAGTCTTCATGCCTATGGCGATTATGACGAAGCCAATATGTTCTCATATGCTGCAGCCAAGGTGGTAGAAAGCTTTTATCACCGCAACATAGACAAAGCGGCCAAGGTCATTTATCATGGTAATGAATGGATGACATGTCTTGGTTTACTCTATATCAGGAAACATGTTCCAGAGATTGCTACTATTTTTACGACTCATGCAACGAGCATAGGGCGTAGCATAGCAGGCAATAACAAGCCGCTTTATGAATATCTGTGGGCCTATAATGGTGACCAGATGGCAGCTGAACTCAATATGCAGAGCAAGCATTCCATTGAAAAGCAGGCCGCACATTTCGTAGACTGCTTTACTACTGTGAGTGATATTACGGCACGAGAATGCAAGGAACTTCTTGACAAACCTGTAGACTTTGTTCTTCCAAATGGTTTTGAGAACAACTTTGTGCCCAAGGGAGCTACTTTCACTGCTAAGCGTAAGCAGGCAAGAAAGACTTTGCTTCGCGTAGCTAATGCCTTGACTGGCGACCATTTTGATGACGAAACGCTGATTATTTCAACCAGCGGGCGTTATGAATTCCGCAACAAAGGCATTGATGTTTTTATAGAAGCTATGAATCAGTTGCGGTTTGCAGAAAGCCTCGATAAGCAGGTTGTTGCTTTCATAGAGGTGCCGGGCTGGGTGGCCGGGCCACGTGAAGACCTGCAGGAACGGCTGAAGAGTGGCCGTAACTTTGACAGTCCACTCCCTAATCCCATCTATACGCATGGGCTGCATGACCTTGACAGCGACCGCGTGCTGTGTATGATGAATGCTCTCGGTATGCACAATGAGAAGACCGACCGTGTGAAAATAATCTTCATCCCCTGCTATCTCACGGGCCAAGACGGTATTCTCAATCTTTCTTATTATGACGTTGTGTTAGGTAATGACCTTTGTGTCTATCCCTCTTATTATGAGCCGTGGGGCTATACTCCATTGGAGGCTGTGGCTTTCAAGGTTCCATGTATCACGACAGACCTTGCAGGATTTGGTCTTTGGGCCAATCAGGTGAAAGGCAGTTATAGTGAAATTGAAGATGGTGTGAAGGTCATTCATCGCACGGACTATAATTATCAGGAGGTGGCTGCAGCCATCAAAGATACTGTTGTCAAATATGCATCGCTCACGGATAAAGAAGTGAAATCTTGCCGAAGTCATGCCGACAACCTCTCTCGAAAAGCTTTATGGAGCAAGTTTATTGCTTATTATCATGAAGCTTATGATTTTGCTTTGCGTCATGCCGAAGCACGAATGGATAAATAA
- the glgP gene encoding alpha-glucan family phosphorylase, which yields MKIKADYVNTPQWKELTVKSRLPEQLKCLDELAHNLWWAWDYEARDLFKSLDETLYEEVLHNPVVLLERLSYDRKEAIVKDKAIMKKVKDVYAKFRAYMDVKPDKKRASVAYFCMEFGLSQVLKIYSGGLGMLAGDYLKEASDSNVDMCAVGFLYRYGYFTQSLSMDGQQIAKYDAQNFNSLPIERVLDENGNPVIVDVPYTNYQVHAYVWRANVGRISLYLLDTDNELNSEFDRPITHSLYGGDWENRLKQEILLGIGGILTLKKLGIKKDIYHCNEGHAALCNLQRLCDYVEGGLSFNQAMELVRASSLYTVHTPVPAGHDYFDEALFGKYMGGYPEKLGISWDELVGMGRQNPDDHGERFCMSTFACNTCQEVNGVSKLHGWVSQKMFAPLWKGYFPEENHVGYVTNGVHFPTWAATEWRHIYDKYFDKNFMNDQSNEEIWHAINNVPDDEIWETRMALKKKLVNYIREKFTESWLRNQGDPARVVSLLQRINPNALMIGFCRRFATYKRAHLLFTDIDRLAKIVNDPEHPVLFFFSGKAHPADGAGQGLIKKIYEISQRPEFLGKIIFLEDYDMQLARRLVSGVDIWMNTPTRPLEASGTSGEKAEMNGVVNLSVLDGWWVEGYREGAGWALPEKRTYENQAYQDQLDAATIYGLLENDIIPLYYNRNKKGYSEDWIKVVKNSISTIAPHYTMKRQLDDYYDKFYNKQALRFKKLAEKDCRLAKDIAQWKETVAERWDAIHVVSRDTSLIDNGGETGKKYTMTYVIDEQGLDDAVGLELVVLKNNLAGDDHEVYAVHPFKMKSHEGNLYTFAATIEPDEAGAFRSCVRMYPKNVNLAHRQDFCYVKWLD from the coding sequence ATGAAAATTAAAGCTGATTACGTGAATACTCCTCAATGGAAGGAGTTGACTGTGAAGTCTCGACTTCCAGAGCAGTTGAAATGTCTCGACGAACTGGCACACAATCTATGGTGGGCTTGGGACTATGAGGCAAGAGATCTCTTCAAGAGTCTTGACGAAACTCTTTACGAAGAAGTGCTTCACAACCCTGTTGTGCTTCTTGAACGCTTGAGCTATGACCGCAAGGAAGCTATCGTAAAAGATAAGGCAATCATGAAGAAGGTAAAGGATGTCTATGCAAAGTTCCGCGCCTATATGGATGTGAAGCCCGATAAGAAACGTGCTTCTGTAGCCTATTTCTGTATGGAATTCGGTCTGAGTCAGGTGCTCAAGATTTATTCCGGTGGTCTTGGTATGCTTGCCGGTGACTATCTTAAAGAAGCTTCAGACAGCAATGTCGACATGTGTGCCGTAGGTTTCCTCTATCGTTATGGCTATTTCACCCAGAGCTTGAGCATGGATGGTCAGCAGATTGCAAAATATGATGCACAGAACTTCAACTCACTTCCTATAGAGCGTGTGCTTGATGAAAACGGTAATCCGGTGATTGTTGATGTTCCCTATACCAATTATCAGGTTCATGCTTATGTATGGCGTGCCAATGTCGGTCGTATCAGTCTTTATCTGTTGGATACCGATAACGAACTCAACTCTGAATTTGATAGGCCAATCACTCACAGCCTTTATGGTGGTGACTGGGAAAACCGACTGAAGCAGGAGATACTTCTCGGTATCGGAGGTATCCTGACTTTGAAGAAGTTGGGTATCAAGAAGGATATATATCATTGCAATGAGGGCCATGCTGCACTCTGCAACTTGCAGCGACTCTGTGACTATGTAGAGGGAGGACTCTCTTTCAATCAGGCTATGGAGCTTGTGCGTGCATCTTCACTCTACACGGTTCATACGCCGGTTCCTGCCGGTCATGATTATTTTGATGAGGCTCTTTTTGGTAAGTATATGGGTGGTTATCCTGAAAAACTCGGTATTTCTTGGGATGAACTCGTGGGTATGGGACGTCAGAACCCAGACGATCATGGTGAGCGTTTCTGCATGAGTACATTTGCTTGTAACACCTGTCAGGAGGTGAATGGTGTGAGCAAATTGCATGGTTGGGTCAGCCAGAAGATGTTTGCGCCATTGTGGAAAGGCTATTTCCCAGAGGAAAACCACGTTGGCTATGTGACCAATGGTGTACACTTCCCAACATGGGCAGCTACAGAATGGCGTCATATCTATGACAAGTATTTCGACAAGAACTTCATGAATGACCAGAGCAATGAAGAAATCTGGCATGCCATCAACAATGTTCCTGATGATGAAATCTGGGAAACACGTATGGCATTGAAGAAGAAGTTGGTTAACTATATCCGCGAGAAGTTCACTGAGTCATGGCTTCGCAATCAGGGAGATCCTGCTCGTGTGGTCTCACTCTTGCAGCGCATCAACCCCAATGCATTGATGATTGGTTTCTGCCGTCGCTTTGCAACCTATAAGCGTGCACATCTGTTGTTCACGGATATTGACCGTTTAGCAAAGATTGTCAATGATCCGGAACATCCGGTTCTGTTCTTCTTCTCAGGTAAAGCTCACCCTGCTGATGGTGCAGGTCAGGGCTTGATCAAGAAGATTTATGAAATCAGTCAGCGTCCGGAATTCCTTGGCAAGATTATCTTCCTTGAGGACTATGACATGCAGCTTGCGCGTCGTTTGGTTTCCGGTGTTGATATCTGGATGAATACTCCCACACGTCCGCTTGAGGCTTCTGGTACATCCGGTGAGAAAGCCGAGATGAATGGGGTTGTCAATCTCTCTGTACTTGACGGTTGGTGGGTTGAAGGATATCGTGAGGGTGCTGGTTGGGCATTGCCTGAAAAGCGCACTTATGAGAACCAGGCTTACCAGGATCAGCTTGATGCTGCTACTATCTATGGCCTGTTGGAGAACGATATCATCCCATTGTACTATAACCGTAACAAGAAAGGTTATAGCGAAGATTGGATCAAGGTGGTTAAGAACTCAATCTCAACCATTGCACCTCATTATACAATGAAGCGCCAGTTGGATGACTACTATGATAAGTTCTACAACAAGCAGGCACTCCGTTTCAAGAAACTTGCAGAGAAGGATTGCCGCTTGGCAAAGGATATTGCACAGTGGAAAGAAACTGTTGCTGAGCGTTGGGATGCAATCCATGTGGTCAGCAGGGATACTTCGCTGATTGATAATGGCGGGGAAACAGGAAAGAAGTACACAATGACCTATGTCATTGATGAGCAGGGACTCGATGATGCAGTCGGACTGGAGTTGGTTGTACTGAAGAACAATCTCGCCGGTGACGATCATGAGGTATATGCAGTTCATCCGTTCAAGATGAAGAGTCATGAGGGTAACCTCTATACTTTTGCAGCAACGATTGAACCGGATGAAGCAGGTGCATTCAGAAGCTGCGTGCGCATGTATCCGAAGAATGTCAACTTGGCTCATCGTCAAGACTTCTGCTATGTAAAGTGGCTTGACTGA